In Miscanthus floridulus cultivar M001 unplaced genomic scaffold, ASM1932011v1 os_2219_2, whole genome shotgun sequence, a single window of DNA contains:
- the LOC136534728 gene encoding dihydrolipoyllysine-residue acetyltransferase component 1 of pyruvate dehydrogenase complex, mitochondrial-like isoform X3 — MANIRALLVGPSLLASLGAHYKIPMPARWFSSTGLPPHLVVGMPALSPTMIEVGDVICEIETDKATLEFESLEEGYLAKILAPEGSKDVQVGQPIAVTV, encoded by the exons ATGGCAAACATTCGTGCACTTCTGGTCGG GCCATCACTTCTAGCATCTCTGGGCGCACATTACAAG ATCCCCATGCCAGCCCGCTGGTTCTCATCTACAG ggCTTCCTCCACATCTGGTGGTTGGAATGCCAGCACTATCTCCTACTATG ATTGAGGTTGGTGATGTGATATGTGAGATAGAAACTGATAAAGCCACTCTTGAGTTTGAAAGCCTTGAAGAGGG GTATCTGGCCAAGATTTTAGCACCTGAAGGTTCTAAAGATGTTCAGGTTGGACAACCCATTGCTGTCACGGTATAG
- the LOC136534728 gene encoding dihydrolipoyllysine-residue acetyltransferase component 1 of pyruvate dehydrogenase complex, mitochondrial-like isoform X1: MANIRALLVGPSLLASLGAHYKIPMPARWFSSTGLPPHLVVGMPALSPTMNQGNIAKWRKQEGDNIEVGDVICEIETDKATLEFESLEEGYLAKILAPEGSKDVQVGQPIAVTV, encoded by the exons ATGGCAAACATTCGTGCACTTCTGGTCGG GCCATCACTTCTAGCATCTCTGGGCGCACATTACAAG ATCCCCATGCCAGCCCGCTGGTTCTCATCTACAG ggCTTCCTCCACATCTGGTGGTTGGAATGCCAGCACTATCTCCTACTATG AATCAAGGTAACATCGCGAAATGGAGAAAACAGGAAGGAGACAAC ATTGAGGTTGGTGATGTGATATGTGAGATAGAAACTGATAAAGCCACTCTTGAGTTTGAAAGCCTTGAAGAGGG GTATCTGGCCAAGATTTTAGCACCTGAAGGTTCTAAAGATGTTCAGGTTGGACAACCCATTGCTGTCACGGTATAG
- the LOC136534728 gene encoding dihydrolipoyllysine-residue acetyltransferase component 1 of pyruvate dehydrogenase complex, mitochondrial-like isoform X2, which produces MISFQAITSSISGRTLQDPHASPLVLIYRASSTSGGWNASTISYYGNIAKWRKQEGDNIEVGDVICEIETDKATLEFESLEEGYLAKILAPEGSKDVQVGQPIAVTV; this is translated from the exons ATGATTTCTTTCCAGGCCATCACTTCTAGCATCTCTGGGCGCACATTACAAG ATCCCCATGCCAGCCCGCTGGTTCTCATCTACAG ggCTTCCTCCACATCTGGTGGTTGGAATGCCAGCACTATCTCCTACTATG GTAACATCGCGAAATGGAGAAAACAGGAAGGAGACAAC ATTGAGGTTGGTGATGTGATATGTGAGATAGAAACTGATAAAGCCACTCTTGAGTTTGAAAGCCTTGAAGAGGG GTATCTGGCCAAGATTTTAGCACCTGAAGGTTCTAAAGATGTTCAGGTTGGACAACCCATTGCTGTCACGGTATAG